One part of the Parasphingorhabdus sp. SCSIO 66989 genome encodes these proteins:
- the recO gene encoding DNA repair protein RecO, whose product MATLDFDRAILCINRRHGEYGAVVRVLTPDNGLLAGYVQGAKSRERRPLLQPGNVVSGQIRGRVATQLPAMTLELVHSRAPHYAEPLSAAGIEWACLAVGTLLPEGQSYPAIYNGFDALLNAITGAPSARGWAEALIRFELLLLSELGFGLDLETCAVTGGHENLTYVSPRTGRAVSDEGAVGYRKQLLTLPPFLISAISADRQGLRDGLALTGHFLERYFFADARKTPMQSRERLVERLEAAFA is encoded by the coding sequence ATGGCGACGCTCGACTTCGACCGCGCGATATTGTGCATCAACCGCCGTCATGGCGAGTATGGTGCGGTGGTGCGGGTTTTGACGCCCGATAACGGCCTGCTCGCAGGCTATGTGCAGGGTGCCAAGTCACGCGAGCGGCGGCCTTTGCTGCAGCCGGGCAATGTGGTTTCAGGGCAGATACGGGGGAGGGTGGCGACCCAGCTTCCGGCGATGACGCTTGAACTGGTGCACTCCCGCGCGCCGCATTATGCCGAGCCGCTCAGCGCTGCCGGGATCGAATGGGCCTGTCTGGCGGTGGGCACGCTGTTGCCCGAAGGACAGAGCTATCCCGCCATCTATAACGGCTTTGATGCGCTGCTGAACGCCATTACCGGGGCACCATCGGCGCGGGGTTGGGCCGAGGCGCTGATCCGCTTTGAGCTGCTGCTGCTGTCCGAATTGGGGTTCGGGCTTGATCTGGAAACATGCGCTGTCACCGGCGGTCATGAGAATCTCACCTATGTCAGCCCGCGCACCGGGCGGGCTGTCAGTGATGAAGGCGCTGTTGGCTATCGCAAGCAATTGCTAACCTTGCCGCCTTTTCTCATCAGCGCCATCTCAGCCGATAGACAGGGCTTACGCGATGGTCTGGCGCTGACCGGCCATTTTCTCGAACGGTATTTTTTTGCCGATGCGCGAAAAACTCCTATGCAAAGCCGCGAACGTCTGGTGGAACGTCTTGAAGCGGCGTTCGCCTAA
- the leuB gene encoding 3-isopropylmalate dehydrogenase yields MHIAVLAGDGIGQEIMVEAVRVLEALDLPGLRLDHADVGGVAYRKHGHPLPPETLDLAKTADAVLFGAVGDPELDGLRRELRVESAILGLRKELQLFANLRPANAFAGLENLSGLKPEIASAIDLLIVRELTGDVYFGEKGQRQTEDGLRQGYDVMAYDESEIARIAHVAFKAAQGRKGKLCSVDKANVLQTSVLWRAVVEEVAAEYPDVELSHMYVDNAAMQLVRNPGQFDVIVTGNLFGDILSDQASMCVGSIGLLASASLGEGTKGQYEPIHGSAPDIAGQGIANPMAMILSAAMMLRHSFADETNAQRIEKAVSTVLADGVLGHDLGGSASTSAIGDAVVAAVQK; encoded by the coding sequence ATGCATATAGCGGTGCTTGCCGGGGACGGCATCGGTCAGGAAATCATGGTGGAGGCGGTGCGGGTGCTGGAGGCGCTCGATCTGCCGGGTCTCAGGCTCGATCATGCCGATGTTGGTGGCGTGGCCTATCGTAAGCATGGCCATCCTTTGCCACCGGAGACGCTGGACCTCGCCAAGACCGCCGATGCGGTGCTGTTCGGTGCGGTCGGCGACCCCGAACTGGACGGCCTTCGCCGCGAGTTGCGCGTCGAAAGCGCGATTCTGGGTCTGCGCAAGGAACTACAGCTTTTCGCCAATTTGCGGCCTGCCAATGCTTTTGCCGGGCTGGAAAATCTCTCCGGCCTGAAACCCGAAATCGCTAGCGCCATTGATCTGCTGATCGTGCGCGAGCTGACCGGTGATGTCTATTTCGGCGAGAAAGGCCAGCGTCAGACGGAGGATGGCCTGCGTCAGGGTTATGACGTGATGGCCTATGACGAGAGCGAGATCGCCCGCATTGCCCATGTTGCCTTCAAGGCTGCACAGGGGCGCAAGGGCAAGCTTTGCTCGGTCGACAAGGCCAATGTGCTGCAGACATCGGTGCTGTGGCGCGCTGTGGTCGAAGAGGTCGCGGCGGAGTATCCCGATGTCGAGCTCAGCCATATGTATGTCGACAATGCGGCGATGCAGCTGGTGCGGAATCCGGGGCAGTTTGATGTGATTGTCACCGGCAATCTCTTCGGTGATATCCTCTCCGATCAGGCGAGCATGTGCGTCGGCTCAATCGGCCTGCTGGCCTCCGCATCGCTGGGTGAGGGAACGAAAGGCCAGTATGAACCCATCCATGGCAGCGCCCCCGATATTGCCGGGCAGGGCATTGCCAACCCCATGGCGATGATCCTGTCGGCGGCGATGATGCTGCGCCACAGCTTTGCTGACGAGACCAATGCACAGCGGATCGAGAAAGCGGTATCGACCGTGCTTGCAGACGGGGTTTTGGGCCATGATCTTGGCGGCTCGGCCTCGACAAGCGCTATCGGCGATGCGGTCGTAGCGGCAGTGCAGAAGTAG
- the metZ gene encoding O-succinylhomoserine sulfhydrylase yields MKRNSGQDPEITKNWRPATQAIRGGTARSEYGETSEALFLTSGYAYDCAEDAAARFAGEQQGMTYSRLQNPTVEMLEQRIALMEGAEAARCTASGMAAMTASLLCQLQAGDHVVASRALFGSCRWLTDNLLPKFGIETTVIDGRDIANWEAATRPETKVFFFETPANPTMDIIDLKAVCDLAKQHGITTVVDNAFATNVLQRPMEFGADVVAYSATKMMDGQGRVLAGAICGTREFVDDTLLPFLRNTGPTLSAFNAWVVLKGLETLSLRIHKQSENAVKVAKFLESRVERVNYPGLEGHPQHNLAMAQMDAVGPIFSLYVGGGRERAHGVLNALNLIDISNNIGDSRSLMTHPASTTHSSMGEDARLEVGISEDMLRINVGLEDVEDILEDLDQALSSAGL; encoded by the coding sequence ATGAAACGCAATAGCGGGCAAGACCCCGAAATTACCAAGAACTGGCGCCCGGCCACGCAAGCTATCCGGGGCGGCACGGCGCGTAGCGAATATGGCGAGACCTCTGAAGCGCTGTTTCTGACCTCGGGCTATGCCTATGACTGTGCCGAGGATGCAGCGGCACGCTTTGCCGGTGAGCAGCAGGGCATGACCTATAGCCGGCTGCAGAACCCGACGGTCGAGATGCTCGAGCAGCGGATTGCGCTGATGGAAGGCGCAGAAGCGGCCCGCTGCACCGCCAGTGGCATGGCGGCGATGACGGCCTCGCTGCTCTGTCAGTTGCAGGCCGGTGATCATGTTGTGGCAAGCCGGGCGCTATTCGGCTCCTGCCGCTGGCTCACCGATAACCTGCTGCCCAAATTCGGCATCGAAACCACAGTGATTGATGGTCGCGATATCGCCAATTGGGAGGCGGCGACCCGTCCTGAAACCAAGGTGTTCTTCTTTGAGACGCCAGCCAATCCGACGATGGATATCATTGATCTAAAAGCGGTGTGCGATCTGGCCAAGCAGCACGGTATAACAACCGTGGTTGATAACGCCTTCGCCACCAATGTGCTGCAGCGGCCGATGGAATTTGGTGCCGATGTTGTTGCCTATAGCGCTACCAAGATGATGGACGGGCAGGGCCGTGTACTCGCCGGGGCGATCTGTGGCACGCGCGAATTTGTCGATGACACGCTATTGCCGTTTCTGCGCAACACAGGGCCGACGCTGAGCGCTTTTAATGCCTGGGTTGTTCTCAAGGGACTGGAAACGCTGTCATTGCGTATTCACAAGCAGAGCGAAAATGCTGTGAAAGTCGCCAAGTTTCTCGAAAGCCGGGTAGAACGGGTCAATTATCCTGGTCTTGAAGGTCATCCACAGCACAATCTGGCGATGGCGCAAATGGACGCGGTCGGGCCGATTTTCTCGCTTTATGTCGGCGGTGGGCGTGAGCGTGCGCATGGTGTGCTCAACGCGCTTAATCTTATCGATATTTCCAACAATATCGGCGACAGTAGGTCCTTAATGACCCATCCGGCATCGACCACACATAGCAGCATGGGCGAGGATGCCCGGCTCGAGGTCGGCATTAGCGAGGACATGCTGCGGATCAATGTCGGGCTGGAAGATGTTGAGGATATTCTTGAAGATTTGGATCAGGCCCTTTCCAGCGCCGGACTTTAG
- the apaG gene encoding Co2+/Mg2+ efflux protein ApaG, with amino-acid sequence MLNLFDHEAETEGVVVRVAVSFLPEQSRSEASRWFWAYHIRIENHGSQPVKLLTRHWLITDGRGGQHHVDGEGVVGEQPYLKPGESHDYVSGCPLNTPTGRMEGVFRMIRDDQTIINAEIPRFPLVAPAVAR; translated from the coding sequence ATGCTGAATCTGTTTGATCATGAAGCTGAAACCGAAGGTGTGGTTGTCCGCGTCGCCGTCAGCTTTTTGCCCGAACAGTCACGTAGCGAGGCCTCACGCTGGTTCTGGGCCTATCATATCCGTATCGAGAATCATGGCAGCCAACCGGTGAAATTGCTGACTCGCCACTGGCTGATTACCGATGGTCGTGGCGGCCAGCATCATGTCGATGGCGAGGGTGTTGTCGGCGAGCAACCCTATCTTAAACCCGGTGAGTCGCATGATTATGTCTCGGGCTGTCCGCTCAATACACCGACCGGGCGGATGGAAGGCGTTTTCCGCATGATCCGCGACGATCAAACGATCATCAATGCGGAAATCCCGCGTTTTCCTCTGGTGGCTCCTGCGGTTGCGCGATGA
- a CDS encoding LysR family transcriptional regulator: MKRTHLPLNGLRVFDAAARHLSFTRAADELAVTPAAVGQQIRALEDMLGVVLFRRTPKGLELTNEAEAGLDSLRGGFLQFEESVRAMQAGQSSYRLTIAVPRDFAEKWLQERLVAFAQANPDIRYALVSEEQGADFTEANLDVAIRLCDGPGEHEGVQLGDAQFVCVAAPDYKGDAKISWPGAQREGSQTKADEEGENIPFLKVADAGLALEMAAAGLGYATVPVLLADKDLAAGRIEVYAKARPSRRAYWLIAPLPQWRQKKVKALVKALTANS, encoded by the coding sequence ATGAAACGGACGCATTTGCCGCTCAACGGCCTGCGCGTTTTTGACGCGGCTGCCCGTCATCTCAGCTTTACCCGCGCCGCCGATGAACTGGCGGTAACCCCTGCCGCTGTCGGCCAGCAGATCCGTGCGCTTGAGGATATGCTGGGCGTTGTGCTGTTCCGCCGCACGCCCAAGGGCCTCGAACTCACCAATGAGGCGGAAGCCGGTCTGGATTCGCTGCGCGGCGGCTTTCTACAGTTCGAGGAATCAGTCCGCGCCATGCAGGCGGGCCAGTCCAGCTATCGCCTGACCATCGCTGTACCTCGTGATTTTGCCGAGAAATGGCTACAGGAGAGGCTTGTGGCGTTTGCCCAGGCTAATCCTGATATCCGCTATGCGCTGGTCTCGGAGGAGCAGGGGGCGGATTTCACAGAGGCCAATCTCGATGTCGCTATCCGGCTTTGCGATGGTCCGGGTGAGCATGAGGGCGTGCAATTGGGCGATGCGCAGTTCGTCTGCGTTGCTGCGCCGGATTATAAGGGCGATGCCAAGATAAGCTGGCCTGGCGCGCAGCGCGAAGGCAGCCAAACCAAGGCAGATGAGGAGGGAGAGAATATCCCGTTCCTCAAAGTCGCTGATGCCGGTCTTGCGCTGGAAATGGCGGCGGCGGGGCTGGGTTACGCCACCGTGCCGGTGTTGCTGGCAGATAAGGATCTCGCGGCCGGACGTATCGAGGTTTACGCCAAAGCCCGCCCATCACGCCGTGCCTATTGGCTGATCGCGCCCCTGCCACAATGGCGGCAGAAGAAGGTGAAAGCGCTGGTAAAGGCGCTGACGGCCAATTCTTAA
- a CDS encoding serine hydrolase, protein MIPSTPDRVTHLWRIGLVLMATFALSFTSPALAQQRGQDAASVNALTQRANDVLRLLRGEPIEEQVFNANFLNAIPPVQFRAFTKQMTDQYGPPQQILSITTLNRTTATLKIAYSETTATGILNIEDNYPYRISGLRITGFEAAAGSINEVIAAIDALPGKQGLIIQRLDQRNAAPLAAIDPDGLYSIASTAKLYILAELDRAIRAGERRWSDVVTLGPKSHPSGVMQDWPENSPVTLHTLATQMIAISDNTATDTLVRVIGQERLAAMVQRTGHRNPYVLRPFLMTREVSALKTPANAALLAKYLAGDPARRERLLKLNKDALALERIDFAALTARPYSIDSIGWFASAADIARLLDYLRREASDETKTILALNPGIGKENAANWRYLGYKGGSQTGIMSMNFLLTSRSGEHYAVAAHWNDKNTPVNEGEFIALMTRLINLLAER, encoded by the coding sequence GTGATACCATCGACGCCTGATCGCGTCACACATTTATGGCGCATCGGCCTGGTGCTGATGGCCACATTCGCCCTATCATTCACTTCCCCGGCTCTGGCGCAGCAAAGGGGGCAGGATGCGGCCTCTGTCAATGCCCTGACCCAGCGCGCCAATGATGTGCTGCGTCTGCTGCGCGGCGAACCGATTGAGGAGCAGGTATTCAACGCCAATTTCCTCAATGCTATCCCGCCGGTGCAGTTTCGCGCCTTTACCAAACAAATGACCGATCAATATGGGCCGCCGCAGCAAATCCTATCGATAACCACACTCAATCGCACCACGGCGACGCTGAAAATTGCCTATTCCGAGACTACCGCGACCGGCATATTGAATATTGAGGACAACTACCCCTATCGCATCTCTGGTCTGCGGATCACCGGATTTGAGGCCGCCGCTGGGAGCATAAATGAGGTCATAGCTGCGATAGATGCGCTGCCCGGGAAGCAGGGCCTGATCATCCAGCGGCTTGATCAACGCAACGCCGCTCCGCTGGCAGCTATTGATCCGGATGGGCTCTATTCCATCGCCTCAACCGCGAAGCTCTATATCCTCGCCGAACTTGACCGCGCTATTCGCGCCGGGGAGCGCCGCTGGAGCGATGTTGTAACGCTTGGACCGAAATCGCATCCATCAGGCGTGATGCAGGATTGGCCTGAAAACAGCCCGGTCACCTTGCACACGCTGGCGACACAAATGATCGCTATCAGCGACAATACGGCCACGGATACGCTTGTCAGGGTGATCGGACAGGAGCGACTGGCAGCGATGGTTCAGCGCACCGGCCATCGCAATCCATATGTGCTGCGACCCTTTCTGATGACGCGTGAAGTTTCGGCTCTAAAAACACCCGCCAATGCCGCCTTGTTGGCAAAATATCTGGCAGGCGACCCAGCAAGGCGCGAACGCCTTTTGAAGCTGAACAAAGATGCGCTGGCACTGGAGCGGATCGATTTTGCCGCGCTGACGGCAAGGCCCTATTCTATCGACAGCATTGGCTGGTTTGCCAGCGCCGCCGATATTGCGCGGCTGCTGGATTATCTACGCCGTGAGGCCAGCGATGAGACCAAGACAATCCTCGCACTTAATCCGGGTATCGGTAAGGAGAATGCCGCGAACTGGCGCTATCTTGGCTATAAGGGTGGTTCGCAGACCGGGATCATGTCAATGAACTTCCTTCTGACGTCCCGATCAGGCGAGCACTATGCGGTGGCAGCACACTGGAATGACAAAAACACCCCGGTCAATGAAGGCGAATTTATCGCGCTGATGACACGATTGATCAATCTTCTGGCCGAGCGCTAG
- the parE gene encoding DNA topoisomerase IV subunit B, giving the protein MSDDLFEGAEPPQSKSSDYDASAIEVLEGLEPVRKRPGMYIGGIDERALHHLAAEVIDNSMDEAVAGHATRIEITLDEGNKLTIADNGRGIPVDPHPKFPDKSALEVILTTLHSGGKFSDKAYATSGGLHGVGVSVVNALSSEMRVEVARDKVLHAQDYSRGKPVNALAKAGGAPNRRGTTISFVPDTEIFGEKALFKPRRLFKLARSKAYLFAGVEIRWKCASALAGEDVPEEATFRFPGGLADHLREQLGSRECATAEFFHGRQDFPDGEGRVEWAVGWPLYSDGSHSWYCNTIPTPDGGTHENGLRAALLKGMRSFGELVGIKKASGLVADDMMSGAELMLSVFIRDPQFQSQTKDRLTSANAAKLVENAVRDHFDHFLSDNMDRGKALLGLVMERMEERLKRKAERDIKRKTATSSRKLRLPGKLIDCTGKGDEPTELFIVEGDSASGSGKQARNRDTQAILPIRGKILNVASATKAKILANQEIADLIQALGCGTGKDCNAADLRYDRIIIMTDADVDGAHIATLLMTLFFQEMTDVVKNGHVFLAQPPLFRLSSGSTSAYAKDEAQREELEATLFKGKKVEVSRFKGLGEMNPAQLRETTMDPATRTLLRIELPREYEDRASTKDLIDRLMGRNPEHRFQFIQDHAAQVDRDTIDA; this is encoded by the coding sequence ATGAGCGATGATCTCTTTGAAGGCGCAGAACCGCCGCAATCCAAGTCCAGCGATTATGATGCTTCCGCGATTGAGGTGCTGGAGGGGCTGGAGCCCGTGCGCAAGCGGCCCGGCATGTATATTGGCGGCATTGACGAGCGCGCGCTTCACCATCTTGCCGCCGAGGTTATCGACAACAGCATGGACGAGGCGGTGGCCGGCCATGCTACCCGCATCGAGATTACGCTGGATGAAGGCAATAAGCTGACCATCGCCGATAATGGTCGCGGTATCCCGGTCGATCCGCACCCGAAATTCCCCGACAAGTCAGCGCTGGAGGTTATCCTGACTACGCTGCACTCGGGCGGCAAATTCAGCGACAAGGCCTATGCTACGAGCGGCGGCTTGCATGGCGTCGGCGTGTCGGTGGTGAATGCTCTGTCGTCCGAAATGCGGGTCGAGGTCGCGCGCGACAAGGTGCTGCATGCGCAGGACTATTCGCGCGGGAAACCGGTAAACGCTCTGGCAAAAGCCGGCGGCGCGCCCAACCGTCGCGGCACGACTATCAGCTTTGTGCCCGATACCGAGATTTTTGGCGAAAAGGCGCTGTTCAAGCCAAGGCGACTGTTCAAACTGGCCCGGTCCAAGGCCTATCTCTTTGCTGGTGTCGAAATTCGTTGGAAATGCGCATCTGCGCTGGCTGGCGAGGATGTGCCCGAAGAAGCGACATTCCGCTTCCCCGGTGGTCTGGCTGATCATCTGCGCGAGCAACTGGGCAGCCGCGAATGTGCCACGGCAGAGTTTTTCCATGGCCGACAGGACTTTCCCGATGGCGAAGGTCGGGTTGAATGGGCGGTGGGCTGGCCGCTCTACAGCGATGGCAGCCATAGCTGGTATTGCAACACCATCCCGACGCCCGATGGCGGCACGCATGAAAATGGCCTGCGTGCGGCTCTGCTCAAAGGCATGCGCAGTTTTGGCGAGCTGGTGGGCATCAAAAAGGCCAGCGGACTGGTCGCCGATGATATGATGTCGGGCGCGGAGCTGATGCTCTCTGTATTTATCCGCGATCCGCAGTTTCAGAGCCAGACCAAGGACCGGCTGACCTCAGCCAATGCGGCCAAGCTGGTCGAGAACGCCGTGCGCGACCATTTTGACCATTTCCTTTCCGACAATATGGACCGCGGCAAGGCGCTGCTCGGTCTGGTCATGGAGCGGATGGAGGAGCGGCTCAAGCGCAAGGCGGAACGCGATATCAAGCGCAAAACCGCAACTTCCTCACGCAAGCTGCGCCTGCCGGGCAAGCTGATCGACTGCACCGGCAAGGGCGACGAGCCGACCGAATTGTTTATCGTCGAGGGCGACAGCGCCAGCGGCTCGGGCAAACAGGCCCGCAATCGCGATACGCAGGCGATCCTGCCGATCCGCGGCAAGATCCTCAACGTCGCCTCGGCGACCAAGGCGAAAATCCTTGCCAATCAGGAGATTGCAGACCTTATACAGGCACTGGGATGTGGCACCGGCAAGGACTGCAACGCTGCTGATCTGCGTTATGACCGGATCATCATCATGACCGATGCCGATGTCGACGGCGCGCATATCGCGACCTTGCTGATGACGCTGTTCTTCCAGGAAATGACCGACGTGGTGAAGAACGGCCATGTGTTTCTCGCACAACCGCCGCTCTTCCGGCTCTCATCGGGCAGCACCAGCGCCTATGCCAAGGATGAGGCGCAGCGTGAGGAGCTGGAAGCAACATTGTTCAAAGGCAAAAAGGTCGAGGTCAGCCGCTTCAAAGGTCTGGGCGAGATGAACCCGGCGCAGCTGCGCGAAACCACCATGGACCCGGCGACGCGCACCCTGTTGCGCATCGAACTGCCGCGCGAATATGAGGATCGTGCCAGCACCAAAGACCTGATTGACCGGCTGATGGGCCGCAATCCGGAACACCGCTTTCAGTTTATTCAGGACCATGCGGCGCAGGTGGACCGTGATACCATCGACGCCTGA
- a CDS encoding GcrA family cell cycle regulator translates to MAWTDERIDKLKALWEKGNTASQIAEELGGVSRNAVIGKAHRLGLKSRPSPVKSGKKKAAKPKTKTAAKPAAAKAKAPKPAKAATAKPAAPKTVAAAQQPPAPSQATPSQPLPSEAVPSTPKIVSVGPGGFLRQGPGDQQAPIPPAPPRRLVPAKPSPEIADKTSLLDLSDKICRWPIGHPGEPDFHFCGAPVNPGFPYCVEHCGRAYQAQLPRGTRRPPPPLPFGGPRVR, encoded by the coding sequence ATGGCGTGGACGGACGAACGGATTGATAAGCTCAAGGCGCTTTGGGAAAAGGGCAATACGGCCAGCCAGATTGCCGAAGAGCTTGGCGGTGTCAGCCGCAACGCGGTTATCGGCAAGGCGCATCGTCTCGGGCTGAAATCGCGACCGTCTCCGGTGAAGTCGGGCAAGAAAAAAGCTGCCAAACCGAAAACCAAGACCGCAGCGAAACCGGCAGCTGCCAAGGCAAAGGCGCCAAAACCCGCAAAGGCAGCCACAGCGAAGCCAGCAGCCCCTAAAACAGTGGCCGCAGCACAGCAGCCGCCTGCGCCATCCCAAGCAACGCCATCGCAACCGCTACCTTCTGAAGCTGTACCCAGCACACCGAAAATCGTATCGGTCGGCCCCGGCGGATTTTTGCGTCAGGGTCCGGGTGACCAGCAGGCGCCGATCCCCCCTGCACCGCCTCGCCGTCTGGTTCCGGCTAAGCCGAGCCCGGAAATTGCCGACAAGACCAGCCTGCTCGACCTGAGCGACAAGATTTGCCGTTGGCCGATCGGGCACCCGGGCGAGCCGGATTTCCACTTCTGCGGTGCCCCGGTCAATCCCGGCTTCCCCTATTGCGTCGAGCATTGCGGTCGCGCCTATCAGGCACAGCTACCGCGCGGCACCCGCCGCCCGCCACCGCCACTGCCTTTTGGTGGCCCACGGGTACGGTAA
- a CDS encoding ABC transporter permease, translating into MAHQQEILSDRPAGEGPPPSDAGSIRIAPPGEARIRSVNWQGLSALYMKEVRRFFKVKLQTIWAPAITTLLFLVIFTVALGREGRMVLGVPFASFIAPGLIVMAMMQNAFANASFSLLGGKLQGTIIDYLMPPLSVGEVLAALVGGAMTRAVLVGSTVWLAMFLWPTVTVSVQHPWALLFFGLMGALMLSFMGVMTSIWAEKFDHSAAITNFVVAPLSLLSGTFYVIDNLAPAFQAVSKANPFFYVISGFRYSFIGESDASVTGGIFLLLAVNIALGSICYMLLRSGWKIKS; encoded by the coding sequence ATGGCGCATCAACAAGAAATATTATCCGATCGTCCGGCAGGAGAAGGTCCGCCCCCGTCCGATGCCGGTTCCATCCGCATCGCACCGCCGGGAGAGGCGCGTATCCGTTCGGTTAACTGGCAAGGATTGTCAGCCCTTTATATGAAGGAGGTGCGGCGCTTCTTCAAGGTCAAGTTGCAGACGATCTGGGCACCGGCGATCACAACCCTGCTTTTTCTGGTAATCTTCACCGTTGCGCTGGGCCGGGAAGGGCGAATGGTGCTGGGCGTGCCTTTTGCCAGCTTTATAGCGCCGGGCCTGATTGTGATGGCGATGATGCAAAATGCGTTCGCCAATGCCAGCTTTTCGCTACTCGGAGGCAAGTTGCAGGGCACGATTATAGATTATCTGATGCCGCCGCTCTCGGTTGGCGAGGTGTTGGCCGCTTTGGTCGGCGGGGCGATGACCCGCGCTGTGTTGGTGGGTTCTACTGTATGGCTGGCGATGTTCCTGTGGCCGACGGTTACGGTCTCGGTACAGCATCCCTGGGCCTTGCTGTTTTTCGGCCTGATGGGGGCGCTGATGCTCTCGTTTATGGGGGTGATGACCTCGATCTGGGCCGAGAAATTTGACCATAGCGCGGCGATCACCAATTTCGTCGTTGCGCCGCTATCGCTGCTTTCGGGCACCTTCTACGTCATCGACAATCTTGCCCCCGCGTTTCAGGCAGTGAGCAAAGCCAATCCGTTCTTCTACGTGATTTCCGGCTTCCGCTATAGCTTTATCGGCGAAAGCGATGCCTCGGTGACTGGAGGTATATTTTTGCTATTGGCGGTCAATATCGCGCTCGGCAGTATATGTTATATGCTGTTGCGTTCAGGCTGGAAAATCAAAAGCTGA
- the hspQ gene encoding heat shock protein HspQ gives MPAVRSAKFAIGDVVRHRVFDFRGVIFDVDPVFANSEEWYQAIPQEIRPAKDQPFYHLFAENQEGSYTAYVSQQNLLADDDDEPVDHPEIAALFSKLENGRYTLRTRH, from the coding sequence ATGCCTGCTGTTCGCTCGGCCAAATTCGCCATTGGCGATGTGGTGCGCCATCGCGTATTTGATTTTCGCGGTGTAATTTTTGATGTCGATCCGGTCTTCGCCAATAGCGAAGAATGGTATCAAGCGATCCCGCAGGAAATCCGCCCGGCCAAGGACCAACCCTTTTACCATCTGTTTGCCGAAAATCAGGAAGGCAGCTATACTGCCTATGTGAGCCAGCAAAATCTGCTAGCCGATGACGATGACGAACCGGTTGATCATCCGGAGATTGCCGCATTGTTCTCAAAACTGGAAAATGGCCGCTACACGCTGCGAACGCGCCACTGA
- a CDS encoding TetR/AcrR family transcriptional regulator — translation MKLAEAAPTRRQKVELKEQAIMEAARDAFLENGYDGTRMADIARRAGIAEGTVYLYFRTKNDLMRAFIAGFWADLTEHAIIAVEGIDAPLAALSALATFHIETLIERFDIVQLTQSEPVHPKTSQQNREYMRTYVQVFDDIWRRGVDRCIFESETPLWLVRDIFFGTLEYSARTIKFHPERSAKLVVENLIMVIEQRHRALNAEPPQTIANSDAFLDRLETLVDRLEGVAGSQ, via the coding sequence ATGAAACTGGCTGAAGCCGCGCCTACAAGGCGTCAAAAAGTAGAATTGAAGGAACAGGCCATCATGGAGGCAGCGCGCGATGCCTTCTTGGAAAATGGCTATGACGGTACGCGCATGGCCGATATTGCCCGCCGTGCCGGTATTGCCGAAGGCACAGTCTATCTCTATTTTCGGACCAAGAATGATCTTATGCGCGCATTTATTGCGGGTTTCTGGGCCGATCTGACCGAGCATGCCATAATAGCCGTTGAAGGGATTGATGCGCCGCTCGCGGCTTTGTCGGCGCTGGCGACGTTTCATATCGAGACGCTGATTGAGCGCTTTGATATTGTTCAACTCACACAGTCCGAGCCAGTGCACCCCAAAACATCGCAGCAAAACCGCGAATATATGCGGACCTATGTGCAAGTGTTTGATGATATCTGGCGCAGAGGCGTCGACAGATGCATCTTCGAGAGTGAAACGCCCTTATGGCTTGTACGCGATATCTTCTTCGGCACCTTGGAGTATTCCGCTCGCACCATCAAGTTTCACCCTGAACGCTCCGCGAAACTGGTGGTAGAAAATCTGATAATGGTAATCGAGCAAAGGCATCGGGCACTGAACGCAGAACCACCGCAGACCATTGCCAATAGCGACGCATTTTTAGATCGCCTTGAAACATTGGTCGACCGGCTGGAAGGCGTGGCAGGTTCGCAGTAA